From Pleurocapsa sp. PCC 7319:
AGTTAGAACTATATAACAAGGTTATGGGGTTTGAAGCAGGAAGACAAAGAAGTGGTGTTACCAATACGATGCGCTCTCGTATTGTTAGGATTGGTGCAAAACATTTGGCTCAAGCCGAACTCAATCAAATGTTATTAGATGCGGAGTTTCCTCCTTTGAAAGATAAAGAAATCGCTTTTTATTACGGCGGTAAATAAAAGATTAAATCCCCCCTCTCTAAGTCAGGGGGAAAAATCATCTAAAAGCCAAAGCTTAGAGCTTAAAGCTATTTAACAAGGAGCATATTTCAAAATGAGTTATGATTTCGATCTATTTGTGATT
This genomic window contains:
- a CDS encoding DUF4090 family protein gives rise to the protein MTDTKGADAVDKAIAQGLDLDGSPIPANKLELYNKVMGFEAGRQRSGVTNTMRSRIVRIGAKHLAQAELNQMLLDAEFPPLKDKEIAFYYGGK